The Dama dama isolate Ldn47 chromosome 23, ASM3311817v1, whole genome shotgun sequence genome contains a region encoding:
- the LOC133045245 gene encoding solute carrier family 25 member 3-like, whose product MEAAKVRIQTQPGYANTLRDAAPKMYKEEGLKAFYKEVAPLWMRQIPYTIMKFACFERTIDKFVVPKPRSECSKPEQLVVTFVAGYTAGVFCAIVSHPANYVVSVLNKEKGSSASQVLKRLGFKGVWKGLFARIIMIGTLTALQWFIYDSVKVYFRLPHPPPPEMPESLKKKLGYTQ is encoded by the coding sequence ATGGAAGCTGCTAAGGTTCGAATTCAAACCCAACCAGGTTATGCTAACACTCTGAGGGATGCAGCTCCCAAAATGTATAAGGAAGAAGGCTTAAAGGCGTTCTACAAGGAGGTTGCTCCTCTTTGGATGAGACAGATACCATACACCATAATGAAGTTTGCCTGCTTTGAACGTACTATTGACAAGTTTGTGGTTCCCAAGCCCCGAAGTGAATGTTCAAAGCCAGAGCAGCTGGTTGTCACATTTGTGGCAGGTTACACAGCTGGAGTCTTCTGTGCCATTGTTTCCCACCCTGCCAATTACGTGGTGTCTGTGTTGAATAAAGAGAAGGGTAGCAGTGCCTCTCAGGTCCTCAAGAGACTTGGATTTAAAGGTGTATGGAAGGGACTCTTTGCCCGCATCATCATGATCGGCACTCTGACTGCACTACAGTGGTTTATCTATGATTCTGTGAAGGTCTACTTCAGGCTccctcaccctcctccccctGAGATGCCAGAGTCTCTGAAGAAGAAGCTTGGGTACACTCAGtag